The region TCTGGattttttaaagtgtcttttCAGTGCAGGGCCTTGGAGATTATAACTGTACAGCTTTTCAGGACCCTTCTCTTTggtgaaaatttattttcttatgaaaacATAGTAGAAAGATGTTTTATTCTAAGAGATCTCTAAATATTGAGATCTAAAAACACAGACTTCATGTTTGTACATTAGTAGTCCAATGATCCCTAGTTAAATGGATTTAATGATAGGAATTGCATAGGCTTTTGAGTCAGACTTACTGGATTACATTCCTAGTGCTAAAAGTGGTTaattaaaaacaagactggatAATTTATTCTCCACAAAGTACATCATCTATTTATTTGGACATCCCTTGCTTATTTGCAAAGGATTATCTAATTAAAAGCTATTTGAATGGCTATTTGGCACctaataaaatttcattaaagaTACTAATCTGAATTTTTAACTTAAATCTGAATCTTCTAGGATTTTCATTCGTAGaatttttttattcataaaaCTTATCTTTCTCCAAGGGCTTTAatacgtcttttttttttttttggtccttaaGGCTCAAATATAAGTTTTTAAGAACCAGCtgggaaaatttaaaatttttaggagAGAAGTAATATTTCACTTGCTTGGCTATTATTAAACCTCAGTGGGAGCCAGGAGAAACTGAATAGAGTGTAACTTCGTTCATTTTTCTCCCAAAACATACAGTGTGATGTTTAAGGTATTTTATATGCAACAGCAAAGGATGAGTCTTCATCAGAGTAAAAATATAGTGGATTGGTAGCAGAATCTATCAatctgtttttaagttttttaaccAACTCTACCAAACACCTTTGAATGAAGTCAGTAAGTgtaagtggagaaggcaacggcaacccactccagtactcttgcctggaaaatcccatggatggaggagcttggtaggctgcagtccatgggtcgctaagagtcagacacgactgagcgacttcattttcacttttcactttcatgcattggagaaggaagtggcaacccactccagtgttcttgcctggagaatcccagggacaggggagcctggtgggctgccgtctctggggtcgcacagagtcggacacgactgaagcgacttagcagcagcagtaagtgtAAGCCTAAGTTAGAAAATGTATTTGTCACACAGAAAGGCTTTGCCTACCTgtgtgttatatttattttactttttccttttagttGAAGCTGTGCTAATGTGTTTAACATTCTAGTATTGGGATATTTTAAATCTGACTTGGTAATTTGCTTACCCAGATGGGGTAAGTATTATAATAAATGACTAGAAAAACTACTGTTTTTTAATACATACCTATAGTATTTTAGTAGAAATACATATGAGCAGGATCATTTTTATTACTAATAATGCTCCTTTAAGTTTTTTGGGGCTTATTTTTTTTGCAGGGTGAGCATCCCTGTTGGCTACACAGTTGGTACTACTGCCAAGCAATGCCCTATTAAAAGTTCATTGGAATTAGATACATGTGACAGTGATAATGAGATAAAAGGGATCTTGAATCTAGTTCAGTGCCTTAGAGTTGACTATTTCTCACCTTTAGAGAGATCTCTTTAGCTAAAATAGGTGCTTAAAAATAATGTACAGTGTAAATTCAAGTTCACTGTATTTCTGTTAGTATTAGAGGTTTATTAAATTGAAAGGCAAGTGCCTAGGTTTAAGTCCCACCACCACTgtataaaatgttttatcttaGTTTCTACATGGGGATAATCACAGTATCTATATCATAGTATCGTTACGAACTGCAAATAAATATGTGTAGAGTAGTTTAATGAGTGCTACATGGTATGAGAGCTGTTATCAAAAACTGAAAGAAGTTGCTTGTTGAAAGTAGGTGACAATGTGAATTATAAAGataatggtttttgtttttcctttttaggaGGTTATTGAACTAACCAAAGATCTTCTGTCAACTCAGCCTTCTGAAACTCTGGCAAGTTCAGACAACTTTGCTTCTACTCAGCCCACTCATTCATGGAAAGTAGGAGACAAGTGTATGGCAATCTGGAGTGAAGATGGACAGTAAGTGTAGAAAAAAACTGTAACTTAACATGAACTAGTAAAGTACAATGGTAAGGTGATTTTTATTCAGCTTGAACTACTCTATTTTAGTCTTTATATGGCTGATATGACTTAAACAACCGATTTGATTCTTGAGTGGTTACCATTACTATAGTTTAGTTTTTAGCTTTAGAGTAAGTTTTAGGGCAGAAGAATGGCTTGGATGCTAGAGGAAATAGACATGAAATAGAGGAAAGTGAatggattttctttattttaatacagTCTATAAGTTCTTTGGGTTGCAAGTTGAGTAATGGTTGGCTCTCTTAGACTTCCGTGATGCACATATACTGAAATGATTCATATAAGAAGTATGTTTTCTCACAGAAATTGACTAAAACACATTTAGTAGATGTGTCAGAGACTTCTGGGCAATATTTTGGTTGGGACTTCCTTCCTTAAAAGCCAGTGGCTAACTCTAGCTGCTCTTTTGTATTATCTTTGCCAAAGGGACGTTTGATTGTATAAGTTTCATTTTAGACACATTTAATAGTTGAATCACTGCAGTATAAGTCTTATAGGCTGAGTACTAAACCTTTACTCACCTGCTTACAGCCATGATATCTTTACAGGTGTTATGAAGCGGAGATTGAGGAGATAGATGAAGAAAACGGCACCGCTGCAATCACTTTTGCTGGCTATGGCAATGCTGAAGTGACTCCACTATTGAACCTCAAGCCtgtagaagaaggaaggaaggcaaaGGAGGACAGTGGCAACAAACCCATGTCAAAGTAAGTGACTTTGACTTTAGCATTTTAAATGTAATCTTCCCCATTTGGGTATTTGAGGTTGTCTGCAGAATCTGTGCAGGCTATATTAGGGTAAGAAAGTTATAATACTGTTTACAATTGTTTTGAAGGTTAGCAGTGTATGGTTAACAGTGTCTGTTAATATGTATACCTAGGTAAAGTGAAGACATTTTGGGGTTCCTGCTTAGGCATTTAATACCTATTTATTAAGAGGATATCTTAAGATTAAGAGTAAAATTAAGAGTATATCTCACTAAACCAGGTTCTGGGTTCCACCACAGCAAAGAAGACCAAAATAGGCCTTGTCCTAACTGTGTTTACAATCTGAAGAATAGACACATAATTAAAGAAGAACTTTAATGTAGAAGTAATGGAGGGAACACAACAGATACTTTTAGAGAACAAAGAAAAGGTAACAAGCTGCATTTTTGTCATGAGGGCAAATTTCTTGGAGGAAATGACATGTAAACTGAGATTTGAAAAGGACAGATGTTGGCCAGTTAATGAACTAGAAGGTATGATCTTGAGCAAGCTGCTTACCTTCtgattcctcatctataaaacagggataGTAGTATCTCCATTATGGGGTTGTAAGGATTCATTCATAGCTTGAGTAAAACATGTGGCACAGTTCTTGACacataggctttcctggtggctcagtgataaagacccacctgccagtgccggagatgtgggtttgatccttgggtcaggaagatcgcctggagaaggaaatggacacccactccagtattcttgggggaattccatgcacaaaggagcctgtagtttgtggggttgcagagagtcagacatgacttaacaagtaagttaaataagaagtaCATTTAAAACCAAAAAATGTGGGCGGGGGGGAAACATAGAAGTAACACAAAGAAATCCTTTGGTTAAAAACTTGGGGCTTGAGGGTGGGTAGCTTAACAAGGGAAAGAGGTTAGAAAGGTAGAGGCCAGATCATAAAGAGCTAGAAAGCCACTGATGCATTTCAAGTGGAGAGCATTTGATATGTTCATATTTGAACTTTTGAGTGATTACTGGCGGCAGAGAGAAGGCAGCTACTGCTATCATCCAGGTATAAGATGATGGTGACCTGAACCAAGGGAGCAGCAGTAAGGATGGAGCCGTGCATGGTTTGAGAGTTGTTTAGAAGATGGAATTAACAGTTTTCAGTTAACTTCTGCATATTTATCACAGTTTGCCATCTTTTGGTTTGTCTAGGTGTTTTCAGAACTTAATTTGctacataaatatatttgaatttggGAAAATTATATCATCTATTAACAATAACATTTGACTTAAGCATTCCAATAAGATAAATAGATTGTAGGACAACATGAGATTTCGACTTTTAGTCTTTGACATTGTGTAAAAACCATACTTCATGGAAGTGATTATATGATACAGAGAAGTCTGAATCATACTACCTCATTTTGAATACCTTTGTATTCATTCCTTTGGTGATAAGTCTTAACTTAGCAGGAATTACTGAGAGAACTTTCAGGCTCTGATTGGAAAACcctagttgtttttgttttaagaacTGCTAGCTATGATTTCCCTTTGTGCTGCTGAGCTCTTCCAGTCAAAATGAAATAGTTTTATCTGCATTGAATCTTTGCATTTTCCAAATGCAGCATATCATACTTGCTAACTGCCCATTTAAAAGTTGATAAAGGTTTAGTTAGCTTTTCATGTTGAAACTCATCTTTTCTTGAAACAAAATTTGTAAAAGTTATGTAAATGACAAATTAAAAGTCAGTTGAAATATTGGATTTAAATGGGTAATAGATTACTACAGTTGTGTTTAAAAGCTTCCAAGGATACTGTATATTCCAAGTAACATTTATTACTAGTCCTGAGTGATTGGCATTGGTGTTAGAGCTGGCATTGTTAGTGCTTTTATTTGTGGAGGGAAAAGTGTGTAAACTTACTCGATTTTGGGGTTTCTTTGGCGGGAGAGTGGTTGCACTGAAGTCATCTTTTAGTTGAGGTCATTTTGAATTGACATTTACCTGTTTTGTccacacagaaaagaaatgattgCCCAGCAGCGtgaatataaaaagaagaaagctttGAAAAAGGCACAGAGAATAAAAGAACTTGAACAAGAAAGAGAGGACCAGAAGGTAAAATGGCAACAGTTCAACAACAGAGCctattctaaaaacaaaaaaggccAGGTTAGTAAATCCTTTCATCATACATACTTTATAAATTTGCAGAGTGTGGCTGtcattaaaataactttaaaatgaaaaaggaggttcaatgagatttaaaaaaatacaactggATCTTGAATTCAGAATCCTCTTTAATCTTCTTTTTGACTTACTGAATATAAAATATCCCCATTAGCCACtgtctctgcagtggaagcactgtGAATGAATTTATATTAGGAATTATAAAAtctaggttattttcttttacaaactataatttgaaaacctGTGTGCTATCTTACATACCACTTACTTACGTTGGGTATCACTGGAAGATTTTTTGATCACTCAAGTTTTCTTGATGTACTTTTCCTTAAAggtgtattttgaaattttagttttttcCAAAACCAATCAagaactctttttttctctctctctaggtAAAGAGGAGTATTTTTGCTTCACCTGAGAGTGTAACTGGCAAAGTTGGAGTAGGAACTTGTGGAATTGCTGATAAACCTATGACACAGTATCAAGATACCTCTAAATACAATGTTAGGCATTTGATGCCTCAATAATCAGAAAAACTGTTGGATTTCATCTCTGCAGGGCTTTACATTTACCTTTTTATCCTTATATTTTTCTAAAGGTAAATTATTTGTTAGATGAGTAAAGAAGATACCATTGTTGTCATTGTTTGACTTCAATAGAATGAAACTTGAAATTGCATTTAATAACTGCTActcatttaaacttttttttcattactACTACCAGTTTCCTCAAAGTTTATTGGATAAAGCAACTTTTCTAGATAAATGCTGCATAAATACAGCACTTAAATGAATTATTCATCTTCCTAGTATCAGGTACCCACTTAATGGATGGTAAATACTTTTTGTAAAGTTCTAACTGGGAATTTTCAGATGATTTGAACTTGCCACATACTCTAGCAGTTCCCTGGAATATCAACACAAAATACCAATGTGCTAAAAAGAATTtctcttcattgtttttcttATCTTCAGCTTAAATTTATCTGTTGCCCAATTAACCTAAAACTAGATTAATTGGTAAATGGCAAAGTTTTCTCTTTTGAGGTTTTTCTCAATAATTTGCTTCCTAAGCCTATTAGGCCATCTCTAAAATTGATCCAgctctttattcttttcattgaattTTAGTTTTATGTAAGAAACCATGTTTAGGACCAGCTACCTTttctaatgttcttttttttttttttgtacgtTTGCTTTCCTCCTGTGTTGATTTTCACTTAACGGTAGTGGTGACATTTTTTGGATGTGTAATGTttatatgagaaaacaaaaagctgATGTATAGCCCTGTATACAGTGTAGatactatttttgtaaaaaacCAAGGCTAAATTAATGAACAAGAGTACTGAATGTTTCATCATTAAAAATTTACTGTATTTCTTGTGCATTAATCTGACCATGATTTCCCTGTATATTATGTTCATGTAGCTGAGTTTATAATTTTTGTTAACTAGATCAAGTTGTCAGGATTTGTTGGTAAGTGAACTTCACAATTATCCTGAGTTGAGTTTAAGCCAAATATATGCATAGAAAAGGGTCCTCCTATTAGTGGAAGAAGATGATTTTTAAGATGTGTGTTAATTTCAGTTTttgtatgtttaacttttattaaataaagtgtttttaaaatctcCAGGGTGTGTTAACCGATAGGTAAAGTCTTAGCTGCCAGCATTGATACAGTGCTTAAGCATACATCATTTCCACAGAAAAGAATATTGAGTAAGTAATTAAGGTTTCGGTAAATCTTTATGTACTCCTTATATTGGACATAAGAAATTGGATCCTAAAGGACaaactagttttctttttattttaagggCTGTGTTTAATAGAGATGTttataaatttttggtagaaggagaaaataaaatttttcatttcatgaaTTTTAGTTTTTTGGTAGACCTGTGCCACCTTTGGCCCTATGGGCCTTCCTTTTACAAATAGGCATATGGCATGAAATCAAGAGCTCTTCTGTCAAAGATCTAGATGTGACCCTTTGAGAAATCCTGTTTGCAGGATGATAGTATCTCTGGACTAAACTTAAAAATTAGGAATCCTGGGGAGACCTGTCTCATAGTGggaagctgaagttgagaaaTGCTTAGTGAGAAGCATGATACCAATAGTATTTTACAAATGCAGGTGGTTAACCTCTCAGTTTTCTAAAATCAAATGATTTTTGGTCTTATGAAGCGTTGTTACAAAATTTAATGTAGAGTTTCCCTGCTTATCAAGAAAGGGGACTTGAAACTTTGAAACTGATGGACTGAACCATACTTAATGGCCCCCATGTGGCTATGGTTGCAGTTGTCTTCTCAGAACTTaacatttgactttgcatttgaCTTTGTTATTGACTGTTTCAAGGGAAGGATAGTCTTACAACCgccaaaaaacaattttaaattttagttgtgGCAGTTTTCTGAGCCCAATTATGAAGACTTAGGCATCAAACCAAAATGAAATATTCGTTTAATGTaacaactcattttttaaaatgctttttttcagTGAagggtgtgcatatgtgtgtggcTTTCCATTTCAGTGCAGTTTTAATGCTGTGTCTGCCTTTAAAATAGCAAAGGAAAACTTAAGTGACAAAGGAAATTCATAGTTTTTAAGTTGTGTGATGTCTGTAGATTGAGCcaagtatttttaaagctttgatttgaatttttgCTTCAACTTGGTATTAACTAAAatacaaaagaaggaagaaaatctaTTAAAACCATTAAGGTTTTGTATTTGTTAAAATACTTAGAGTTCAATAAACATTCACTGGATTGTATTAAGTATTTGTATTATACTATGAAACCACCAAGTAGTATAAATGATAATTTACAAGTTCAGTAGTAAATGTAAACATTCTTTATATCTAGGATTTTTGAGTTGCAAGTTAAACTGAATTTTTACTACAGTGGAGAGGAAGAACATAGCAGGTAAAATAACAGGTAATACGATAGTTTAAACAAAACCAAAGTTACTGAATCCCCTtatactatgattttttttttttaagtgtatctgTATAAATGTACTCTTAAGAAACATCTCAAGAGGTTCAGAAACCAATACTGACTTTCTATGAATTTGTTTTGGCCTAGCCAgagtaagtattaaaaaaaaacaccaccacagATGAAGGTGTTGGATTTCTGTGAGAGTCTTCACTTACCTTTCAGCTTATGTATATATTAAGTTGGTGCAAATGGAATTGCGGTTTCGGACCTTGAATTTTAAGTCATAACTAGggtcaaacacatctttattaatgaaaataggaacc is a window of Capra hircus breed San Clemente chromosome 26, ASM170441v1, whole genome shotgun sequence DNA encoding:
- the SMNDC1 gene encoding survival of motor neuron-related-splicing factor 30 isoform X2 translates to MSEDLAKQLASYKAQLQQVEAALSGNGENEDLLKLKKDLQEVIELTKDLLSTQPSETLASSDNFASTQPTHSWKVGDKCMAIWSEDGQCYEAEIEEIDEENGTAAITFAGYGNAEVTPLLNLKPVEEGRKAKEDSGNKPMSKKEMIAQQREYKKKKALKKAQRIKELEQEREDQKVKWQQFNNRAYSKNKKGQVKRSIFASPESVTGKVGVGTCGIADKPMTQYQDTSKYNVRHLMPQ
- the SMNDC1 gene encoding survival of motor neuron-related-splicing factor 30 isoform X1 encodes the protein MEVIELTKDLLSTQPSETLASSDNFASTQPTHSWKVGDKCMAIWSEDGQCYEAEIEEIDEENGTAAITFAGYGNAEVTPLLNLKPVEEGRKAKEDSGNKPMSKKEMIAQQREYKKKKALKKAQRIKELEQEREDQKVKWQQFNNRAYSKNKKGQVKRSIFASPESVTGKVGVGTCGIADKPMTQYQDTSKYNVRHLMPQ